The Cryptococcus neoformans var. grubii H99 chromosome 13, complete sequence genomic interval ATTACGGTCCATCTGGCTTGTCGCCGAATTCAAGATCTCCAGGGCTGTAGAGATGCTCAAGATGGAGATTATCCCGATATCAATTGTAAGAATGGACAACTTTTATTCTGGACAGATTACTGCCCAGCATGTCCTTGCGGATCCTGGCTAGGACGCTGCCATCGACAAACTGTTTTTCTCAAGCCCTCCCCTGGCTCTCGCGCACATCAACTATCCAATACCTGTTCCGCCCCTGTTGTTCCCTCACAAACCTTCCTCAAGTACTAATCATTGACGAGATTGGCGAGATCTATACCATGAACCAGACCGAGTGCCATCCTAGCTAGATCCAGCTCGGACTCTTCGAATAATGTGAGTCTGACCATTTTGCTTTGTATCATCCTCTCTGACAATTGTGTAGGCACGAAAAAGGGCATCGTTATCACTGCCTACTCCCTTCTCGGTAATAACCCACCGACAAGCCCCGAATCATCCAAAACCCCGATATCATCAAGATCGCcgagaagctcaagaaggagCTTGCCCAGATTTTATCGCCCGGGCTGCTCACCAAGGCTTCATTGCCATCCCAAAATCTGTGACCCCTGCTCGCCTATGCGCACCTCTTACGATTTGCAAGTGAAACCTCATTGCTGACGTGCATTCCTGTTCAACTTTGAGGACTTTGAGCTCACTGAGGATTTCCAGGCTATCAACAAGATTGGCAAAGCAAACTACTCTCGAACAACACTCCTGCAGACTACATTCCTACATGAGTTCGACTACGTCTTGCTCTTAGGCTCTAGTTGACCGTGACATCTTTAGCTGGCCCATCGACATCTTTGACACCGAGTCTGAGAAGCATTATAAGAAGGCGTGGTAAGGGCTGTGCGAGTGTCAGAAGCGAAGGAAAGTGTGGCGTATTACCTCGATACTGTATGCGGCATGTCAGATACATACAACAAGACCTTGCAAGCAATTAATGTGCAGCCACCCTTGGCCGGAAAATGAGATCCATTGCTTGTGGAAGATGCATAGCAGAcataagagaaaagagacgGCATGCTCAATGCGTATTGAACAAGTTCTGATCTACGCTTTGTGCACCGTCCACCCCTTCTACGAAAGGAGATACAAGGGTGTTGAATGTCATAACCAACGTCTCTGCCTGTGGACACGCACTGAATCGACCAAGCACTTCTTGACACAGATGGACCCTCCTCAATATATCTTCGAGTGtcgcctcttccaactccacTTGAGAGCGCTGCTCAATCCAGCAATAAATTAAGACAATACAGGTCTTGAACACTCTGTGGAGATGGATCCAGTGGCGGATCACATGGTCTTCTGTTGTATAATGCGCATATAGATCTAAAGAAATGCAGGCAGATTGGTAGAGGGTGTCGATATAAATTGAAGATACATgtgggagaagggatgaCGGCTGGTGGAGCGTGATCATCATGTCATGGTAGAACATATCGTCCAAGCACTGCATTAAGCTCAGTACATGCCCCACCCGTACCGCGGCAACTTTAAAATCCAAGCATCACACCTACCTGGCGCTTGATGACGCTATCCGAAAGACGAACAAATGCCGCCTTCAATGGGCTTGCACAATACCATAGCTGAACTTGGTTGACGAAATTGGCCACTATCTGCTCGCCATTCTCATTTGGCCGTACAGATGGAGAGTACAATGATTCGTGGATCTGGCCCAAAAGTCGCCTACCAACGATGGCATGGCACAGCTCGGACGATGGGTTCAGGCCGGTGGTAGGCGGACAAATAGGATGCTGACGCACTAAGTCAGCTTGGCCTCCAGCCAGAAACTAGGATTTGCTCACGTCAATatcgatatcatcatcccgTATAGACGGAGGGTATCCAAAGCAAGACAGTACTAGACGATCTAGGACGTATAACGTCCAAAAGATGTTTTTCCGGTGCTCATTGAGCCGCTCAACGGTGATTGGGTCCATTGTGACTAGATATGGCGGCAGAAATATCTCATCTTTACGATGCAGGTTGATAGCGATAGCTGTGTGTGTAGCCATACCAAGGATGCGCCAAACATTGAGGTCCGATTCGTATATCGCTACGGAAGCAAGAAGTGTGAGAGCCTGGACGCAAGTCTATCATTGCCTGCAGTTAGAAGATATCGGTACTGTTGGGCGACCTCCTACATACCAGATCCTCATGAACTAGAATGTGGGGTATCTCCATCATCGCCATTTTTCTGTACCGTCTCCAAGCTGTGAGATCAGTCTTCTTGTATCCAAGGATGCCCGATAAATAGACAACAATGAAAAGCCTGAAACGATTGGCATAGTAGTCCGAATTAGATAGACCTTCCTCCGAGTACACTAGCTTTGCATCATGTTCTAGCTGCTGGAAGCTGGTCACTTGATGCGAGAACTTGTGATCTCCAGCGTACCGCTTGACAAGCTCTATTGCCTCCTCAAAGGACAGGATGTCAAGCGACTGGACTCCAGTTCTGACAGGCGTCTCTGGGGCAGGGGTAACTTGTATCGAGTTGAACGTCGTGGGGTCCAATCGCAAGGGGTCATCTATACCCTGTAACGGCAATGGCGTCATATACAGAAATGTCTCCGGTGAACAGTGGTTCAGGGGCGTGTGATGGACGACATGTGAAAAGACgttggggatggaagataTCGTTGACTTTTGACGGTTTTGGCACAGGAAAGATGTCCGATCGTCGGCTTCTGACAGGGAATGAACAGAGGGCGGCTGCGGATGATATTGACGCCGCGGGGGCAAAGCATGCCCCGTCGGCATAGTTGCTATGTCTGCCCATTGAGGATCAACATTTGTGACAATGTTCTCGAGCCATGCTATCCGATTCTTGAGAGACAGGATCTCCCTTTATATCGCACTATCAGTATGGATAGCAAAGACAGAATGAAACTCCTCACTCGGCGAGACCCTGGTCGTGCTTTTTGTTATATACTTGGCACTCGGCGTTTGCTCTCTCACATGCACCACATCTTGGAAGAGCTCGATTACACTGGGTTTGATCGGTCAGCACATAAAGCTTACCAAATAATCTACAGCATTACTCATAGACATCCTTCTCACCTTTCGTTTTCTGAGATGGCATCGGACGCAAGCTTGGGCTCGTGGTGCATAtgcaggaggagagggcCGGGCGTCTTCTAAAGATGTAGATGATAAGCTAGACATTGCTGTTGTGGGAActgggagatgatgatagagGACGGCGACAAGATGATCTAGCTATCTGCAACAATACTGTATAGGCATTGCCAGACTTTGTGGTTTGAACCAAGCTCGATTTTTGGCAAATGCAATGTGATTGTAGAACATAAATACAGTTATGAATCCTCCTTACAAAAATGGGatcttcatcagcaaaAGTCCGGAGACTTATTTAAAAGCCCTTATTTTAGTTAATGTGTAGATTATTATTTTGTAATTGCCGTAACCTGTCATTTGTAGCATTAATAACGAATACCTTTGCGGAGCTGAGAAGATTTAAGTGCTGTGGATAAGTGGATATTTAGTTTCGGCATGTAAGCACAAACGATCTTAAATATTCAGGGAATCTTCAATCAGTCCTAAGACCGGCGGATGTTGTTTTGCCTGAGTCAGCTTGTGTGAGTCCAGCATAGGCAGCAATCATACTAAAGAAACAGCTCTGAATCTaaggaaagaatggaagTGCGAAGATGTGAAGCATGCATATATATTATTACAATAGAGCCAGcagaaaaagggaaattTGTCAATATCAGGTAATTTTTAGTGCTAAATTATCGAAAATTACTAAATAGTTCTGTAGTTCTTGCCCTGCGAAACCAAACATAAACGCTCGATAGACTGCTTCATGGTTACCTGACACAGTGCCAGCAACAGACTCGCCTTTGTTGATGTATCTATGATATCTGTGACAGTCTTCTTCGTTTGTTGTCGTACACATGATATAGGACAGTTTTTCTTACAAAGCACCGTCTTTGCATCTTAGTCACACAGATTCGCTACAAATTCTGCTTATCCTACAAATTTTACTTATCCTACAAATTCTGGTTATCCTAGCAAGTGAAGATATACTATCGGCATCGCGCAGCTTACACAAAATAGCGGAAGAGGGGGTTCGAAGGTCCTGCACTCAAAACTTCAGTTGGGACATCCTTCGACGTCCACTTAACATTTTGGGCCTTGTTTCGTAGACGGTTCTGCCTTCCCATCCACAGACGCATGGACACAATGAGGGTGATGCCGAGGACTTCAAGACAAGCCGTGATAATAAGGGGAATCACATAATGGGGAGCCCACTGGTCTCGGAAGATGTTGGACGATACCAAACCACCAGTGTTGGCAAGAAAGGTGAGCGACCCCACTCGGAATGCACGGCCATCCTCAGAAGGCTCGTTGCACTGGTGCCAACTGTGAAACAGGATGGATGGGGTGAAGGAACCCATACTGATCAGGAAGGTAGCAAAGTAAGCGGGACCCTTAACGGATACAGGCAAGGCGGCGAGGAGGATACACCCGATGGTCACAAGAGTGAGTGCAGAGACCAGATGGAAACCTCGTTCGCGGAAATGGTCTGAAGAGTATgcggtgatgaagagaacGACGGTACCACAGGCATATGGTGCCACTGTAAAGAGATTCGTCTTGACTGTGGAATAACCAAAGCGTCCAATAATCTGAGTAAGGAAGCTGGAGGCCAGCGTGGTCGCTGTACCGTAGCACACGGCAATAATGGCAAAGACATAGTACTTGGGGTCTTTGAGAGGCTTGAAGAATGTCTTGTTTTGGAGCTTGGTGCCAACAGCTTGAGAGCCGTCACGGAGGCACCTAAGGCGGgcaatcttcttttgacGATCGTTGAGGAAAGTTGCCTTGGCCGGGCTAATGGGtagaaggaaaaagatgatgatggaacAAGCCACAGTAAAGCCCCCCTCGATACTGCTCTAGGATCAGCACCAGAGTCCCGAAAGATATTGAGTATAAATACCTACAGGAAGAGAATCTGCCATCCTTTGAGAGATGATTCGAGTTGGAAAACCCCATAACCAATAAGACCCGAGAAGGCACCAGAGAGTGCATTGCACGAGTAAAAGGCAGCAATCCGCTGGATATAGATGTACATCAGCTTGAACTCCAACGGCCAGATTCTAAAAGCCCACTTACCATACCAAGCTCTCCTCGAGTGTAGAATGTGGTAAGGTAATAGATCAGGGTCCCCGCAAAAGGGGCTTCAAAGACGCCCAGTACTACATATAATGAATCAGTTGGTATAACCAAACAGCAATGTTATCTCAGGAAAGTCAACTCACAGCCACGAACCGCAAGACAGCTTGCATAATTGTTGACGGCTGCATTTACCATTGCCATCGATCCCCACCCAAACATGATGCCTGGAATGGTATAGCTCGGCCCAATCTTGCGAGTAAGCCACAAGCCGGGAACGCCAAAGGCACATAGGCATGTAAAGTAGACACATAACATTGTTGAATAGCCATTATTGGGAAAGTTTAGATCCTCTATGAGATAGTCAGTGACCAATTGAATTTGTGCGTCATAATTGACTGACCCGTCATGCCGGCTGACTTGGCATTGGACGCGTTGTTACGGTCAAGAGAATTGAAAAGATACGCCCACCAAGCcagaggaaggatgtgaAGATCGAATTTGCGGACGATGGCCTtgctttcttccttgctaATGCAATATCAGCTAATGGTCGTACCGCAGATGATTATGGTTACTGATGTCATGCGACTTACGTGTAGTCATAGGAAGATAGATCAACATCCTGGGGTTCCTCGATTTGGTGTTGTTTGGTCTCGAAGACCGTAGTTGTTATATCTAGGGCCTTTTCGTCGGCTTGAAGGTCGGTGCTGCCCTGATGTTTGATAGACATGTTGGATAGAATATCCAGCAGAAATGACAGCTGTAGAGCCCGATTTGACGGAACTAGAGACAGAGTACGAAGTTGGCGGCAACTCTGATGAGAGGGGGGGAAGGCGAAAAGAGGCCAAGCTCGCTGTATTAATAGTTGACAGACAGGTGATTTGTCTCATGAGGAAGATTAACCTAGCTTATCGCTCTTATCATGTGTCAAATGTTATGTATCGTTCATCAGTCAACCGTCGGCTTTTCACCCGTTTGCCTGCTCGTGAACATGATGAGGGGGATCTGGTGTTCGTcctcgctgctgctgtggCCGCTGGCGGTCCTTCGCCCGCGTGCGGGCGGCGCCGAGCCGCCTTAGGCATAAAGCTTTCTTACGTAACTTCTGCAACCCTTCGGCTCGAGGCCGCCCTTGCTACTAAATGCATGATCATACATAGAACGCTATTCGGTCCTGATCCGCCATCAAGCGGCCGTCGCTTATACGGGTAGCTATAGTCTCTCCTGCAGCGTAGAATGTAGGAAATGACCCAACTGCGGTGCCGGTGCGCCGCCCTCTCGAACAAGAGCGATCAGTCGGCTGATGCGATAACGGCGGAAGCCTGGCTTGGCTAGCTATATAAGTCAAGGAGCAGAGCCGGCCTGTCGATCCTATGTCATCCACTTTCCCTCTACAACATCCTCGGCATTTTTATACTCTACACCAACAATGTCTGACCCATCCCAAAAGATTTTAATCGTAGGCGCTGGGGTCTTTGGTCTCAGTACTGCACTGTTCCTTGCTCGACGAGGTGTGTTTGGCATATCCAGGGCGGATGAGTCTGCATGCTGACATGCTATCGCTTAGGGTACAAAGACATCACTGTCATTGATAGGATCCCATTGGAAGTCAACCAGTACCATCCAGATGCTGGCTGCGACGGGGCTTCCGCCGATATCAACAAGGTCTTCCGAACAGGTTATGGCGTTCGCCACATGTGAGCAGTTAATGGTCAAACACCATTGTGGAGCTAATGGGTCTCAATAGGTACGAGAAGCTCGCCTTTCGAGCCCTTCCGGTCTGGCAAGAGTGGAATGCGACTATCAAGAACTCCTCTCCTGAGGAGTTGCCCACCGGTATTACTCCTGACGATGACCTGCTCGTTCAGTGCGGCGTGATGCGTCTgggagaaggcaaagagcTTGACGATTACCATGCACAATGCTTACAGGGAGCCATTGAGCAGGGACATCGGGACGATGTCTATCTCATCGTAAGTCAAAACGTCTCTTCGTAGTTACGCCTCAATGTGCTGATGCCACCTCAGAATGATGCCCATGACTTGGCTCGAGCAGCTCAAAAGGACAAAGATTCTCCCGGGATGCACTGGGCCTCCAAGCTTCAACGTTACGGAGTATTGATAGGGGGCAATATCCACGGTATGCTTGATATGGAAGGCGGTTTTACTCGAGCCGATAAGGTACGTTACACAGCACGCTTGAGTTTGCAAAACATGGTTTTGCATTGGCTGATTTCGTACCCTAGTCTTGTCTTTATGCCTTGCACCTTTGCAAGAAGGCCGGCGTCAAATTTATCCTTGACCAGAGAAGCGGTGCATTCGATAaattcatcatccacgaAGGCAAGACTATACTCGGTGTGGTTACTAAGGATGGCAAAGAGCATCGAGCAGACAAGACCGTTGTCGCTGCTGGGGGGTGGACCGCTTCTATTGTCCCAGAAGTCAGCAGTCTGCTTGAAACCACCGCCGGCTCCCTGTGTTTTATCGATATCCCGGAAAATCGTCCCGACCTTCGCAAGAAGTACAGCCCTGCTGAATTCTGTGGCTGGAGCTTGAAACTGAAGGCTGATCCGGGGGATCATGAGTAAGTTCCAGTCATACTTGCTTGCTTTTCCATCCAGCTGAATTTATTTTAGGGGATCGTACAGGTCTATGGGTGGTTTTGTAAGTTGCATGTCTTATGTCATGTTAAAGAGACCTTGTTAATGCCTTGTTCCAGCCTGCAGACCCCAATGGTCGACTCAAGTTCGGGTTCCGAGCTACTAAATTTACCAATTACGAGACTCTTCCAAACGGACAGTGAGTGACTGGCGATTCCATTAATTTCAAGTGATGCTTACGATTATCCTAAAGGAAAATTTCCGTTCCCCGCACCGCCTTTACCGAGAATAATATCGACAACATCCCCAAGAAGGCCTTGGAAGCGATCAAGAGTAACATCATGTCCTTGTATCCCGATCTAGCTGAGTTTGGACTGACTGGTACAAGGGTGAGTATTATGGAGCTAGGTAGATCTGACGATGGCTGACATTCAGTCAGATGTGCTGGTACACAGACTCCATTGACTGCCACTTCCTTGCCGACTATGTGCCTGATACGAATGAATCCTTGTTTGTGAGTATGCCCCATGAGCCGTTAATTGTCGGGCCATTAACATGCTAGATAGATCGCCAGTGGAGGCTCAGGTCATGGATTCAAGTTCTTGCCCATTTTTGGAGAGGTAAGTCCAACCTCCGGCCTTTTATAGATCCTGCTGATCCCTTTCGCCTGTAGAACTTTGTCAATCagctcgagaagaaggaagatgagtttACCCAGTACTGGAAGTGGCGCAGCGCAATCCCTGGAGAAAGTGCCAACGGCCTTGAGGAAGGACCAGATGGTCCCAGAACTTTGGACAAGGCTGCTATGGCCACCCGTGCGGATTGGAAGTTTGCTACGAATAGGGTTGACAAGCTTGCCAACTGCAGGACGGATTGGAAGTTTGATGCTGATGGAGTCGTTGACAAGCTTGCCAAGTGCACTGTGTAAAGCTGGTATCTTTGGGGGGAACATACCAAATTTGTAGAATTACATCCTCGATGAAAGCATATCTAAAAGAGCAATTGTGCAGTAATTGATAATTAAAATTTTAACGAGTGGTCGGGCAAAACCATATCTGTTTAGCCGGATCTAATCGCGGTTCCTAGTTTCCTAATCCGCGATTGAGACGCACGGTGACGTTTCAACTTTTGTCCTttttcgcttcttctcttccgtTTTGGCGCATTTAGAACAACTTTAAGCGCCATTTCCATTCATCTTAGCCTCTTTACTAGCCGCCTTCTTATCACCGTCCAAGCACCATGTCCAATCTCCACCCAAGAAACTCCAcacctctctttcctcccaaCCTTCCGAGAGCGCCGTAGCACCAATGGACTCCCCCCCGTCTAGCCGCAGGGCAATGATCATCGAGCACAGCAAGTATATATTAGTAGGGGTCCTGGCGTGCTGGTGGGTTGAATACCCTACAATGGTTAAGAGGGTTCTCGAGTCAAAAGATAGATGGATCAGGGAAGTTATGATGCAGTGAATTGTTCACAAAAATTAGCTGACGATGGGATGGGAAAACAGACGGATATTGATTGCGGGATTGTCTTTGCATGTTGCAGCCATGGTCAATAGCTCTTCCAGAATCATAAGAATCACAGTACTTCAAGCGAATGTATATTATACTAGCTCGGGGAGCACAGCTGATATTCCTCTATCTCGTCCTCTTTCTCCGTGGCTTCTAGGACACACCGCAAATGTGAGTCTCATCGAGGTTTGAGCTATCCCACTTAAACTTACCTTTTCTATCCCCGTCCGTCCAGGGGACTCTCACCACGAACAATACGAACCTACGTACATGTTTACTTACTGCGGACTCGGTGTTCCGTCTTTATCGTCTCCCAACCCGTCCTCCCTGACCCGTCCATCCAGTATCCTTACAACGCTACGCAAAAGCCGCTTTGGTAAATAGTCTAGTTAAGTTGGTCTGATCTCTGGATTCTTGAAATCTGCTTTAAAAATCGCACATACAACGCTACAATAATTTACACACGAAATGCATACAACCGAAACAACTCCCGATAAATTAATGACAAGGATCATACGTAATTATAAATGTTCCATACCAATAAAATACTTACAAACTTGCGATGTGCTCACTTTCACCCTATGATTATGAGGCCTGATAAAGGGCAGGACCAGCGACGACGTAGTCGGTGATGAGCGAGAGGTTGAAGGGAGTAACGTGGATAGGGTTCGAAACGATAACGACGAAGGATGTTCCGTTGACGATCTGGTCATTGGGGGTCTCTTCGAAGACGGTAGCGTTCGGCTGGATGGTAGTCCCGGTCATGTTGGAAGTTTGGTTAAGAGGAGTGTAGGTAGTGTTCTGTAAACAGAGGGGTGCTCCGAGTCAGATGCTGTTGCAATGAGTAGCCGATTGTTGAAGGCGACTTACAAGCTGTGAAATCCATCCGACATAAAGGTCGCTAGAGGTTATGTTGGTAAGGTTAACCTGGGCTCCTACCTTGGTTGTCTGGTTGTAAGGCCCAACGACGGATCCTGGTGCTTCCCAAGAAAACTCAACCTGCATTCCAGGGTACGAGAGTGCAGTTCGGTTGTGTGTGATAGCTGGAGAGAAACAAATCATTCGTCAGGCACTCAAGATCATTCGTATATATAGTGTGCAATACTAACCAGGGCCTCCGCCGGGGTAAGCCTCCGCTTGGAAGCCAACGTCAATGCCAGAAGGTCCGTTGACGACTTCGAGGGCAGGGTAGACCtgttggagaagagcgTTAGTCTTAGGGGAAAAAAGGATGCGAATGAAACCGCGCGGACTAAACACTCACGTTCCACTGAATAGGCTTATTCTCCGAAGGGCAGGAAGTGATGTAGCGGGAGAGCAAATGCCAGGCAAAGCTTTGAGGAACTCCAACCTCAAAGTAGACAGGCATAGGGAAGAGGCCCTCGAACTGACGGAAGATCATCCTACATTTAGGCGTGCGTCAAGACTCTAGG includes:
- a CDS encoding transcription factor, producing MSSLSSTSLEDARPSPPAYAPRAQACVRCHLRKRKCNRALPRCGACERANAECQVYNKKHDQGLAEEILSLKNRIAWLENIVTNVDPQWADIATMPTGHALPPRRQYHPQPPSVHSLSEADDRTSFLCQNRQKSTISSIPNVFSHVVHHTPLNHCSPETFLYMTPLPLQGIDDPLRLDPTTFNSIQVTPAPETPVRTGVQSLDILSFEEAIELVKRYAGDHKFSHQVTSFQQLEHDAKLVYSEEGLSNSDYYANRFRLFIVVYLSGILGYKKTDLTAWRRYRKMAMMEIPHILVHEDLTCVQALTLLASVAIYESDLNVWRILGMATHTAIAINLHRKDEIFLPPYLVTMDPITVERLNEHRKNIFWTLYVLDRLVLSCFGYPPSIRDDDIDIDHPICPPTTGLNPSSELCHAIVGRRLLGQIHESLYSPSVRPNENGEQIVANFVNQVQLWYCASPLKAAFVRLSDSVIKRQCLDDMFYHDMMITLHQPSSLLPHVSSIYIDTLYQSACISLDLYAHYTTEDHVIRHWIHLHRVFKTCIVLIYCWIEQRSQVELEEATLEDILRRVHLCQEVLGRFSACPQAETLVMTFNTLVSPFVEGVDGAQSVDQNLFNTH
- a CDS encoding high-affinity nicotinic acid transporter — protein: MSIKHQGSTDLQADEKALDITTTVFETKQHQIEEPQDVDLSSYDYTKEESKAIVRKFDLHILPLAWWAYLFNSLDRNNASNAKSAGMTEDLNFPNNGYSTMLCVYFTCLCAFGVPGLWLTRKIGPSYTIPGIMFGWGSMAMVNAAVNNYASCLAVRGLLGVFEAPFAGTLIYYLTTFYTRGELGMRIAAFYSCNALSGAFSGLIGYGVFQLESSLKGWQILFLIEGGFTVACSIIIFFLLPISPAKATFLNDRQKKIARLRCLRDGSQAVGTKLQNKTFFKPLKDPKYYVFAIIAVCYGTATTLASSFLTQIIGRFGYSTVKTNLFTVAPYACGTVVLFITAYSSDHFRERGFHLVSALTLVTIGCILLAALPVSVKGPAYFATFLISMGSFTPSILFHSWHQCNEPSEDGRAFRVGSLTFLANTGGLVSSNIFRDQWAPHYVIPLIITACLEVLGITLIVSMRLWMGRQNRLRNKAQNVKWTSKDVPTEVLSAGPSNPLFRYFV